Proteins found in one Pocillopora verrucosa isolate sample1 chromosome 12, ASM3666991v2, whole genome shotgun sequence genomic segment:
- the LOC131769990 gene encoding follicle-stimulating hormone receptor-like produces the protein METPWFFIATYLLLRNPVTGVQGLDNSTFHCDIDARCDCSPKGLWDTRCQLNGSTRSPKPMVLFESLDLSRNDLQDIPTDFLVNQTHLVNLSLAYNQISVIKDGAFGRLFNVTFLDLSFNPLHKWEGNVIGQLPNLKTLVVTGSVWTPDSNILKIPSLVTVLGVTWSDKCANCTLFKAEVPFSLTPNVDHNDERPTKKFFEHGYLIFCLHKSCSALAIKHPKHEENTKTIDVPKKLFYSSYVMGAVAILLNLIVLITIILARSLRKTTSMLLIFNMALCDLLIGIYSIIIGNLNIFSFLSSVQLEKKVEKLVFGDGILCPLATAIFTSAECVAAVTSLLLTVEKYCSIVHCMNPDRRLGKKVATMCLVFCWVLSLAYAISPEFHFLNLSYSATMMCSFPVAGRDTFLICLCVLVAFYIANIPLYVRIFLFVRHSGSQLGVKREATILKKIALVVGSNFILLLTPMILIITFVSVEDIHDKIKLRSDRHNQILFVFGFWFPIACLGLNSCINPILGAFRQGVFLKQIKNVFKWLRIPPSFGALRRQGTNRSQSQLSTASSQIVLYKVTQLSSV, from the exons ATGGAGACACCCTGGTTTTTCATTGCCACTTATCTGTTGCTACGAAATCCGGTAACTGGTGTCCAGGGCCTCGACAACTCTACCTTCCATTGCGATATCGACGCACGCTGTGACTGTTCACCAAAAGGATTATGGGATACTAGATGTCAGCTGAATGGTTCTACAAGGTCACCAAAGCCTATGGTGCTCTTCGAATCCTT GGATTTGTCGAGGAACGACCTACAGGACATACCCACAGACTTTCTGGTGAATCAAACTCATTTAGTGAACCT GTCGTTAGCTTACAATCAGATATCCGTTATCAAAGATGGTGCTTTTGGAAGGTTATTCAATGTAACTTTTCT AGATTTAAGCTTTAACCCTCTTCACAAATGGGAAGGTAACGTCATCGGCCAGCTTCCAAACCTTAAGACCTTAGTCGTGACCGGGAGTGTCTGGACACCAGATAGTAACATCTTGAAAATTCCATCACTCGTAACTGTTTTGGGTGTAACCTGGAGCGACAAATGCGCGAATTGTACATTGTTCAAGGCAGAGGTACCTTTTTCATTAACACCAAACGTGGATCACAATGATGAAAGaccaacaaagaaatttttcgaGCATggatatttgatattttgtctACATAAGAGCTGTTCTGCCTTGGCGATCAAACACCCCAAGCACGAGGAAAACACCAAGACTATCGACGTTCCGAAGAAACTATTCTACAGTTCGTATGTGATGGGAGCAGTTGCCATACTACTCAACTTGATAGTCCTAATTACTATCATTCTTGCGAGATCTCTTCGCAAAACAACATCCATGTTGTTGATTTTCAACATGGCGCTATGTGACTTGTTAATTGGGATTTACTCCATAATCATTggcaatttgaacattttcagttttctctcCAGTGTTCAGCTTGAAAAGAAAGTCGAGAAGCTTGTTTTTGGGGATGGAATTCTCTGTCCGCTCGCTACCGCCATATTTACCTCTGCCGAATGTGTTGCAGCAGTTACTTCTCTTTTATTAACTGTGGAAAAGTATTGTTCAATAGTACACTGCATGAATCCCGACAGACGTTTGGGGAAAAAGGTGGCTACGATGTGTTTGGTGTTTTGCTGGGTTCTATCGCTCGCATATGCCATTTCTCCTGAGTTTCACTTTCTCAATCTCTCTTATAGCGCAACAATGATGTGCAGCTTCCCAGTGGCGGGAAGAGACACATTTCTTATCTGCTTGTGCGTTCTCGTGGCATTTTACATCGCTAATATCCCGCTATACGTGCGGATATTTCTATTTGTTCGCCACTCAGGTTCTCAATTGGGGGTGAAAAGGGAAGCCACCATCCTCAAGAAAATTGCCCTTGTTGTTGGAAGCAATTTTATCTTACTTTTAACACCAATGATTTTGATCATTACCTTTGTATCCGTTGAAGATATCCATGATAAGATTAAACTGAGGAGTGACCGCCATAATCAGATTCTGTTTGTGTTCGGATTTTGGTTTCCCATTGCTTGTCTTGGCCTAAATTCCTGCATAAATCCAATTCTGGGTGCTTTTAGGCAAGGAGTGTTCTTGAAACAGAtcaaaaatgtcttcaaatGGCTCAGAATTCCTCCGTCCTTTGGTGCCCTCCGAAGACAAGGAACTAACAGATCGCAGTCACAATTGAGCACTGCTTCATCTCAGATAGTTCTTTACAAAGTTACTCAGCTCAGCAGTGTGTGA